The Ancylobacter sp. IITR112 genome window below encodes:
- a CDS encoding TniQ family protein, giving the protein MRDPPAPVPLPVVPRPSPDERLSSWLGRLARLYSMPAEALLAHCGLGRFSVRELEWRLGVGEGSVLAGRTGMTVEGLRRLTFDEITPQARLMIAAASRYVCPRCPAGLHRKATAFPWNFWCDEHGVRFGGRAGTGLDARLPQTQLTRLDPSARSGALRLADWAQGKEEGAPAVPALLDLLTTRHRRSSPPSLAEQPILSLAARRANHDFLTQPIARQALLVVVPEYDRVAPVLAKPVRPGLFSLAQGSLLQNYALAVGVGRLCADPVGCATSVLLASDREGEERLREALRAWSPALRRRVYARLRRLRAPETSPQRASQRLG; this is encoded by the coding sequence GTGAGGGACCCACCGGCACCGGTTCCGTTGCCGGTGGTGCCGCGGCCGAGCCCCGACGAGCGTCTGTCGTCCTGGCTGGGGCGGCTTGCGCGGCTCTACAGCATGCCGGCGGAGGCGCTTCTGGCGCATTGCGGCCTCGGCCGCTTCAGCGTTCGCGAGCTCGAATGGCGCCTCGGGGTAGGGGAGGGGTCCGTGCTGGCTGGCCGCACCGGCATGACCGTTGAGGGGCTGCGGAGGCTGACTTTCGACGAGATCACGCCGCAGGCGCGCCTGATGATCGCCGCGGCAAGCCGCTATGTCTGTCCGCGTTGTCCCGCCGGGCTCCACCGCAAGGCGACGGCCTTTCCCTGGAATTTCTGGTGCGATGAGCACGGCGTCCGGTTCGGGGGGAGGGCCGGGACAGGACTGGATGCGCGGCTGCCGCAAACACAGTTGACCAGGCTCGATCCCAGTGCGCGGAGCGGGGCGCTGCGGCTGGCCGATTGGGCGCAGGGGAAGGAGGAGGGCGCGCCCGCGGTGCCCGCGCTGCTGGACCTCCTGACGACGCGGCATCGCAGGTCCTCGCCCCCGTCGCTGGCCGAGCAGCCGATCCTGTCGCTCGCCGCGCGCCGGGCCAATCACGATTTCCTCACGCAGCCGATTGCCCGGCAGGCGCTTCTGGTCGTCGTGCCGGAGTACGATCGGGTGGCGCCTGTGCTCGCCAAGCCGGTGCGCCCAGGCCTGTTTTCGCTCGCACAAGGCTCGCTGCTGCAGAACTATGCCTTGGCCGTTGGTGTCGGGCGGCTGTGCGCGGATCCCGTTGGATGCGCCACTTCGGTGCTGCTGGCGAGCGATCGGGAAGGGGAAGAGCGGCTGCGGGAAGCCCTGCGGGCGTGGTCGCCGGCGCTGCGGCGGCGTGTCTATGCCCGGCTCCGGCGCCTCCGAGCGCCAGAGACGTCGCCTCAGCGGGCGTCGCAACGGCTCGGCTGA